The Rhodocytophaga rosea genome has a segment encoding these proteins:
- a CDS encoding TROVE domain-containing protein, which translates to MKFNTLFSKANETVNYMGGKAYILTPALELYTTVVSTMLDNSYYEKADDRLVRIKNLVPLVDPVFVAKLAIYTREEMYLRTVPLVLVTELAKVHKGDNLVSRTVERIVQRADEITELLAYYELSNERKGVKKLNKLSKQIQKGLAGSFNKFDAYQLAKYNRDAHVKLKDALFLIHPKAKSETQQEIFNQLVADTLPVPYTWETELSKLGQMPFGSEKEKQEKKAAKWEELVLSGKIGYMALLRNLRNITTQGTDLAVQAALQVITDRSRVKTSKQLPFRYLSAYAELETELKSQVHAEKEKNRIQAALQALEKAVIMASDNIPVADGITLILSDNSGSMYGDAGGKSVVSAMSKRTTADIANLFAVLYWMRAQNTIVGLFGDRLITPELQRNKNVFENFAIVNTAAKKCGASTEQGIFDMMEQLIDTKKMVDRIVIFSDCQVGSKCNWYDHKRRVGNDFNKLFQHYRKMNPHVVTYSVDLKGYGNTLFDKGVMTIGGWSEKLFDMMVALEEGESVVSSIESIHL; encoded by the coding sequence ATGAAATTTAATACACTTTTTAGTAAGGCAAATGAAACAGTGAACTACATGGGCGGAAAAGCTTATATACTTACGCCTGCTTTGGAATTGTATACAACGGTAGTAAGCACCATGCTGGATAATTCTTACTATGAAAAGGCTGATGACCGTCTGGTCCGGATCAAGAATCTTGTGCCATTGGTTGATCCTGTTTTTGTAGCAAAGCTTGCTATATATACCCGTGAAGAAATGTACCTGCGAACTGTTCCATTGGTACTAGTAACCGAATTGGCAAAGGTGCATAAAGGTGATAATCTGGTAAGCCGTACTGTGGAGCGTATTGTGCAACGGGCAGATGAAATCACAGAACTGCTGGCGTATTATGAGTTGTCCAATGAAAGAAAAGGAGTTAAAAAACTTAACAAACTTTCCAAACAGATACAGAAAGGCTTAGCAGGCAGTTTTAATAAATTTGATGCCTATCAGTTAGCTAAATATAACCGTGATGCGCATGTAAAGCTAAAAGATGCATTATTTTTAATTCACCCAAAAGCTAAAAGTGAAACGCAACAGGAAATATTTAATCAGTTAGTAGCCGATACCTTACCGGTACCTTATACCTGGGAAACAGAATTGTCAAAGTTAGGACAAATGCCGTTTGGTTCAGAAAAGGAGAAACAAGAGAAAAAGGCTGCAAAATGGGAAGAACTGGTGTTGAGTGGAAAGATAGGCTATATGGCTTTGTTACGCAACCTTCGCAACATTACTACACAGGGAACAGATCTGGCCGTACAGGCAGCTTTGCAGGTGATTACTGACCGTTCGCGGGTAAAAACTTCTAAACAATTGCCTTTCCGTTACCTATCAGCCTATGCTGAGCTGGAAACTGAACTGAAAAGCCAGGTTCATGCAGAAAAGGAAAAGAACAGAATCCAGGCTGCTTTACAGGCGCTTGAAAAGGCAGTAATCATGGCGTCTGATAATATTCCTGTAGCTGATGGAATTACCTTAATTCTTTCTGATAATTCGGGCAGCATGTATGGAGATGCTGGAGGCAAGTCTGTAGTATCTGCTATGAGCAAACGTACCACAGCTGATATAGCCAACTTGTTTGCTGTATTGTATTGGATGCGGGCACAAAACACAATCGTTGGCTTATTTGGCGACAGACTTATTACACCTGAGCTACAGCGGAATAAAAATGTTTTTGAAAACTTTGCCATTGTGAATACAGCTGCAAAAAAATGTGGAGCCTCTACAGAGCAAGGTATTTTCGATATGATGGAGCAGTTAATAGACACTAAAAAAATGGTAGACCGTATCGTTATTTTCTCCGACTGCCAGGTGGGTAGCAAATGTAACTGGTATGATCATAAACGCCGGGTAGGAAATGATTTTAATAAATTATTCCAGCACTACCGTAAAATGAATCCGCATGTAGTTACCTACAGTGTAGATTTAAAAGGGTATGGCAATACATTGTTTGACAAAGGTGTGATGACCATAGGTGGGTGGAGTGAAAAACTGTTTGATATGATGGTGGCCCTGGAAGAAGGAGAAAGTGTTGTATCCAGCATTGAAAGCATACACTTGTAA
- a CDS encoding DUF3841 domain-containing protein: MFTNQKQLDLDINPMLEKKYRLWTFQATEAIEELKTKGILQIRWDEYSPKNNFVPAYQWMAKQMETRNISCNNHAPVWAWHSCTTYEKAPTLVDARCLLSDMQIEFGIQTIEFECPAELVLLSRYGEWNVIFFDFFPYDKAPIDIDKKTENRLFATERKQFRKYDSIQASLPYLKLEWVKDIRDLNLKPGDRTYNKKELV; this comes from the coding sequence ATGTTTACCAACCAGAAACAACTTGATCTCGACATAAATCCAATGTTAGAAAAGAAATACAGACTTTGGACATTTCAGGCTACAGAAGCAATAGAGGAACTGAAAACGAAAGGAATACTTCAGATACGTTGGGATGAGTATTCACCCAAAAATAATTTCGTGCCGGCTTACCAATGGATGGCGAAACAAATGGAGACAAGGAACATATCTTGTAATAATCATGCGCCTGTATGGGCATGGCATTCTTGCACAACATATGAAAAGGCTCCCACTTTAGTAGATGCAAGGTGTTTGTTGAGTGACATGCAAATAGAATTTGGCATACAAACCATAGAATTCGAGTGCCCGGCAGAATTGGTGCTTCTATCCAGATATGGTGAATGGAATGTGATATTTTTCGATTTTTTTCCCTATGATAAAGCTCCCATTGACATTGATAAGAAAACAGAGAACAGGCTATTTGCAACAGAAAGGAAACAGTTCAGAAAATATGATTCTATTCAGGCCTCCCTGCCTTATTTAAAATTAGAGTGGGTAAAAGACATCAGAGATCTGAATTTGAAACCCGGAGACCGTACTTATAATAAAAAAGAACTGGTATAA